The Anabrus simplex isolate iqAnaSimp1 chromosome 1, ASM4041472v1, whole genome shotgun sequence genome window below encodes:
- the LOC136857354 gene encoding uncharacterized PE-PGRS family protein PE_PGRS54, producing the protein MTFNTILALLLVLGLAGSSPTWRPPTKAYGSNYYQRLNLEKFKTDGIYGGGSSSNNVQGSLNADSGLREDGSRFSQADVSGKGERNLTAGIGLWDVHGGGDLIAAGGGNMSAKVERGGDVQSSFVQGEMDGALEGNLQTIGGVGNSGDNTLQGGTNLATSADGKLSASGGVGTDPQGGRTVGGELGAAGKGELRGDVGVGDINAGGALNTGGEGRLSVNAGFSRDETGARGGGELQTSGREHVSADGGVGGYRGSGSVDTAGEGKISAGGGYSKTENGAHGGGDLGASGWGKVAGNTAVGKLQGEGETQVSGDATITGGAEYSRDNTSAHAGGEIRTSGHGGVTSRVVVGKLEATGNIEASEESKHSAGVGYVNNDTMSRVGGIIDSSGRGQVSSSAGLGNHIITGGINVIRDGQISSVAESTSNDTAARLGSHLGGETGGKVSTKFQADNLHGNSDISGGTQGNLTGEAIIYSNQDGIHGNIEGKAVGKAGLAGNGAVGNVYGKGNGLVSGEGKVGTGAEFVSDDNGIRAEGKMGASAQGELAANGEIGSSNPGSFKGYVNSGAIGVTNLTALSGFGLDINDTQYVRSQLEGVSSGKISGSAGIRRTSSCTTSSQVYGNEVVDLVECQNAQDGSDRIVYTDGEVVAEGKAGASAGVSLDKDDNILAASEIGASGLGKVSGGAGVGSLQGAGDAGAAAGGKVYGNAGILPDNEGGVQGIAEAGAKGSGNISTSAGVGSIKAGGNLVGEGDGKIFTGIRVSEKGDGGVQVVSDIGAKTGGNLNSSVALGTIGGSGGLGGDGEGKITLMGGYAKDNDGNTRGAGGVAVEGEGKIGAGAGVGSKDGIHGHGAVGASGNGKVTAETEVHRTSEGDISAHGGVGGSLGGSLSAGGEVGASKDNEIPLGVGLTAGADGKLTGGFNRTKDGVHANAEAKSSASGGFKFNIWG; encoded by the coding sequence CGGCCCCCTACGAAGGCGTACGGCAGCAATTACTACCAGCGCCTTAATCTGGAAAAATTCAAGACTGATGGTATCTATGGTGGCGGGTCTAGCAGCAATAACGTCCAAGGAAGTTTAAACGCGGACTCTGGACTACGGGAGGATGGAAGTCGATTTTCCCAGGCGGATGTTTCCGGCAAGGGAGAGAGGAACCTCACTGCGGGCATAGGACTTTGGGATGTACACGGTGGTGGCGACCTTATAGCAGCAGGGGGAGGAAATATGTCCGCAAAAGTTGAAAGGGGTGGAGATGTCCAGAGTTCGTTCGTCCAGGGTGAGATGGATGGCGCTCTGGAGGGCAATCTGCAAACCATAGGAGGAGTTGGCAACAGCGGAGATAACACGCTACAAGGAGGTACCAACCTTGCAACATCAGCGGACGGCAAACTCTCTGCAAGTGGCGGTGTGGGTACAGATCCTCAGGGAGGAAGAACCGTAGGAGGTGAACTGGGAGCTGCTGGAAAAGGAGAACTCAGGGGCGACGTCGGAGTTGGTGATATCAATGCTGGAGGAGCACTGAATACTGGAGGGGAAGGAAGACTTTCTGTAAATGCAGGATTTAGCAGGGACGAAACCGGTGCCAGAGGAGGAGGTGAACTCCAGACTAGTGGAAGAGAACATGTAAGTGCCGATGGCGGAGTTGGGGGATACAGAGGTAGTGGAAGTGTTGATACTGCAGGAGAGGGCAAGATCAGTGCAGGTGGAGGTTACAGCAAAACTGAAAACGGTGCGCACGGTGGAGGTGATCTCGGAGCTTCAGGATGGGGCAAAGTGGCAGGAAATACTGCTGTCGGCAAGCTTCAAGGAGAAGGTGAAACACAAGTCTCAGGAGACGCAACTATAACGGGAGGGGCGGAATACAGCCGCGACAACACAAGTGCACATGCTGGTGGTGAAATCAGGACATCCGGCCACGGAGGTGTGACGTCACGAGTCGTCGTCGGCAAGTTGGAAGCGACGGGAAATATTGAAGCATCGGAGGAAAGTAAACACTCAGCTGGAGTGGGGTACGTTAATAACGATACGATGTCTCGCGTAGGAGGAATAATCGATTCTTCTGGACGGGGTCAAGTCTCCTCAAGTGCTGGACTTGGGAACCACATCATCACAGGAGGTATCAATGTTATAAGAGACGGACAAATTTCCTCAGTGGCAGAATCCACTTCCAACGATACGGCAGCTCGTCTAGGCAGTCATTTAGGAGGGGAAACAGGTGGTAAAGTGAGTACTAAATTCCAAGCAGATAACCTTCATGGAAATTCAGACATTTCTGGTGGTACGCAAGGAAATCTCACTGGAGAAGCGATCATTTACTCTAACCAGGATGGGATTCATGGAAACATTGAAGGAAAGGCGGTTGGCAAAGCGGGACTGGCAGGCAACGGTGCGGTGGGAAACGTTTATGGTAAGGGCAACGGCTTGGTGAGTGGTGAAGGAAAAGTGGGCACAGGAGCGGAATTTGTTAGCGACGATAATGGCATTCGTGCTGAGGGGAAAATGGGAGCATCGGCTCAGGGAGAACTGGCTGCTAACGGTGAAATTGGTAGCAGTAATCCTGGTAGTTTCAAAGGATACGTGAATTCTGGGGCTATAGGTGTCACAAATCTTACTGCGTTGTCAGGATTTGGACTGGACATAAACGACACTCAGTACGTTCGCAGTCAATTAGAGGGAGTATCAAGTGGAAAGATATCGGGAAGCGCTGGTATTCGAAGAACTAGCTCGTGTACTACTTCCAGCCAAGTTTATGGCAATGAAGTCGTTGACCTTGTAGAATGTCAGAACGCACAGGATGGTAGTGATAGAATCGTATACACTGATGGTGAAGTAGTAGCAGAAGGAAAGGCCGGGGCAAGTGCTGGAGTTTCGTTGGATAAAGATGATAATATCCTGGCAGCGAGTGAAATCGGAGCTTCAGGTCTCGGTAAAGTGTCAGGAGGAGCTGGCGTTGGAAGTCTTCAGGGGGCAGGCGATGCGGGGGCAGCTGCAGGTGGTAAGGTCTATGGTAATGCTGGAATACTGCCAGACAATGAAGGTGGCGTCCAAGGTATTGCTGAGGCAGGAGCTAAGGGGTCGGGTAATATTTCAACAAGCGCAGGCGTCGGTAGTATTAAAGCGGGCGGGAATCTTGTTGGTGAGGGTGACGGTAAGATATTTACAGGAATACGGGTGTCAGAGAAGGGTGATGGTGGGGTTCAGGTTGTCAGTGATATTGGCGCTAAgactggaggaaatctgaactcgAGTGTGGCACTTGGCACTATAGGAGGAAGTGGTGGTCTTGGAGGCGATGGTGAAGGAAAAATTACTTTGATGGGGGGATATGCTAAAGATAATGATGGAAATACAAGAGGAGCTGGAGGAGTGGCTGTGGAAGGGGAGGGTAAAATAGGGGCTGGTGCTGGAGTTGGCAGCAAGGACGGTATACACGGCCACGGAGCGGTCGGTGCTTCAGGGAATGGCAAGGTGACTGCCGAGACTGAGGTTCATAGGACCTCCGAGGGTGACATTAGTGCTCATGGTGGAGTCGGTGGCTCTCTCGGTGGGTCACTGTCTGCTGGTGGGGAGGTGGGAGCAAGCAAAGACAATGAGATTCCTCTAGGAGTAGGGTTAACCGCAGGAGCTGATGGAAAGTTGACGGGTGGTTTTAACAGGACAAAGGATGGCGTACATGCTAACGCTGAGGCTAAATCCTCAGCTTCAGGAGGATTCAAGTTTAACATCTGGGGATAA